The uncultured Cohaesibacter sp. genome segment ACCGCGGCGAGAAAATGTCCAAGTCGGTTGGCAACGTGATCGATCCTTTTGGCCTTATTGAAGAATATGGTCTCGACCAGACCCGCTTTTTCTTCATGCGCGAAGTGCCTTTCGGGCAGGATGGCAATTACAGCCACGAAGCCATCGTGAACCGTACCAATGCCGACCTTGCCAATGATCTGGGCAACCTTGCCAGCCGATCCTTGTCGATGATTGCGAAGAACTGCGACAAGGCATTGCCTGCGCCGGGTGATTATAGTGATGAAGACAAGGCGATGCTGGCTCAGGCCGATGCAATGCTTGAAAAATGTCAGGCCTTTATGGACAAGCAACTGATCCATAAAGCGCTGGAAACTGTCTGGGATGTGGTTGGTGAAGCCAATAAATATTTCGCTGCGCAAGAGCCTTGGGCTCTGCGCAAAACCGATCCAGAGCGGATGAAAACGGTTCTTTATGTGACAGCGGAAGTGATCCGTCAGGTTGGCATTCTGGCGCAACCCTTCATTCCGGGGTCCGCTGCCAAGCTGTTGGATCTGTTCGCGCTTGCCGAGGATGAGCGCAGCTTTGCCTTCCTTGGCGCTCAGCACCGTTTGCGTCCAGGCACCCCGATTGACAAACCAAGCCCGGTCTTCCCACGCTATGTCGAGAAGACCGAAGAAGAGGAATAAGGCGAACCATGCTCGTCGACAGCCACTGTCATTTGGACTTTCCTGATTTCAAGGAAGAGTTGGACGATGTGATCCGGCGCGCCGCACTGGCGGGCGTCGGTCACATGGTGACCATTTGCACCCATATCCGCAAATTTGATCAGATCAAGGCGATCGCGGACCGTTATGACAATATCTTCTGCTCGGTCGGCACCCATCCGCATAATGCGGATCAAGAGCTGGACTTCTCTGCGGATGATATTGCCAAGCTGGCAGAGCATCCCAAATGTGTGGCGATTGGTGAAGCGGGTCTTGATTATTTCTATGACAATGCCCCACGGGAGGCGCAGGCTCAGGGTTTGCGCACCCACATCAAGGCAGCTCAGATGACCGGTCTGCCTCTGGTCATCCATTCGCGCGATGCGGATGAAGACATGATCGCGATTCTGAGCGAAGGGATGGAAGAGGGGCCTTATAAAGCCATTCTGCATTGCTTCTCATCTGGGCGCGAGCTCGCCATGCGGGCGGTGGATATGGGGATGTATGTTTCCCTCTCCGGCATTCTGACCTTCAAGCGCAGTCAAGACATCCGTGACATTGTCGCCGATGTGCCCCTTGATCGGCTGTTGGTGGAAACCGACGCGCCCTATCTGGCGCCGATGCCGTATCGCGGCAAGCGCAATGAGCCGGCCTATGTGGCGCATACGGCCGAAGTTCTGGCTGATGTCAAAGGCGTCAGCAAGGATGAGATCGCGCAGATTACTACAGACAACTTTTTCCGTCTGTTCAGTAAGGCAGTGCGCAGCTAGACTGCGCAGCCTTCGACTTGAGGAAAGCAATGACGGAAAGCGGCTATAAATTTCATATTCTCGGATGCGGGTCTTCTCCCGGTGTGCCACGCGTTGGCAATGATTGGGGCAAATGCGACCCGACCAATCCGAAGAACCGCCGTACCCGTTGTTCCGCCCTGGTTGAGAAATTTGACGGTGACAAGGTCACCCGAATGCTGATCGATAGCGGCCCGGATTTTCGCCAGCAAATGCTGACCGCCGGGATTGAGTGGGTCGATGGCGTTGTCTATACCCATCCACATGCGGACCATTTGCATGGCATCGACGATTTGCGGGCCTTTGTTTTCAATCGCCGTCAGCGGGTCAAGATTCACGCTAACAGCTTGACGATGGGGCGGATCGAGCAGGCCTTTGGCTATTGTCTCGAAACACCTCCGGGCAGCAGCTATCCTCCGATCCTCGATGCGCATCTCATTGATCATGGCCAGCTGGTGACGGTCGACGGTCCGGCCGGTGTGATCGAAGCAATGCCATACAATCAGGTCCATGGCGATATTCATTCGCTTGGCTTCAGGATCGGCAATCTGGCCTATAGTTCCGATATCAGTGATATTGAGCCTGAAACCGAATTGATGCTTCAAGGGCTTGATGTCTGGATTGTCGACGCGCTTCGCTATGCGCCACATCCAAGTCACTTTTCCCTTGATGAAGTGCTGAGCTGGGTAGAGCGTCTAAAGCCGCGCAAAACCATTCTGACCCATATGCATGTTGATATGGATTATGACACCTTGTGCCGGACCTTGCCTGAGCATGTGGTTCCAGCTCATGACGGGATGGTCTTGTCTTTTGATCGCATCTGAATGCGTCAATGCGTGAGCTCCATGGCCACGCATTCTTGCTGGACAGGCCAATCTTTTTGCCTCAACATTTCTGATAGCTGATAGCTGATAGCTGATAGCTGATAGCTGATAGCTGATAGCTGTGCGTTCATGCACAGTGTTGCTGCTGTCATTGTTGGAGCTATTGTGTCGTTCCATAATTTAGCCGGAGCGGACTGGTAGGTGGGTGCTGATGAACAAATTGAGTCAGAAACGTGTCATTAGTTATTGATTTTATGATATAAATTCAGTTTGTAAAAGGATTGCTCTCGGAATTACATTAACATAAAAATTCCATAATATAGATTATACGAACTATTTTTGTGGATTTGAAGTCGTGGTTCTCGTCGATTTCACTTCTCTTTTGTGATCAGCGTCTCTGTCCTCTCCTGTCCTTTCTCGCCTGTCAAAGCGTATGCGTGTCACCGCGCCGTGGCCACATAGAAGCAGCCACGGCTGTTGTCGCCAGGTTGCTACCAGTCTTTGCCGTCAAGATGATTTGCCATCTCGAAGCTTGCAGGCAGCTGGATGGTGGTCTCCAGATCTGCGATGCGTTCAACCGACACCTTGGCGATGTCATGGGCCAATCCGAAGCCGATCTTGAAGCCGCCCGTTGCGGCAAACACGCTTTTGGAGTTTGGCAGGAAGCCAATCATCGGGTCGCGTTTGGCGGCTTTGGGACGAATGCCAGCCCATCGTTGCAGGATTTGGGCGTCTTTCAGCATTGGGCAAAGGGTTTGAGCGTGGGCCCAGATTTCATCACAGCGCTCGTCTGTGCTGTTTTCGTCTTCCCACTCTTCCTCTGTTGTGCTGCCGATGGCGCATACGCCGCCGTCATGGGGCACGACATAGATTTTGCGGTCATAGAGAATGGGCAAGCCGTCCGCTTGGCCAACTTTGGCAATCAAGGCCTGCCCCTTGATGCCCTTGCCAAGCGCATCAAGGCCCGTCAGACGCTCGAGCATCGGGAAACTGCGATAGCCTGCGGCCAGCACCACAATGCCCGCTGACAGGGTTTCTCCGCTTTTAAGGAGCACCTCTGCGCCGTTGCCAGTGTCCTTGATGTCGACAACCTCGGTGCATTCGAGCAACGAGCCGCCGCGTTTTTCAACCGATGCCTTGGCTGCTGCGCAATAAGCGCGCGGATTGGCGCGGGCGGAGAAATTGTCAAAGGCATAGCCTTCCGGGCACAGGTCTTTATTTAGCCAGCCGCCCAGATCGCTTGGTTCATAGACGCGGTGAAAATAACCAGTTTCCGGTCCATGCCACAAAGTTTCGGCTTCTTTGGAGCGGACTTCGTGGCGCTCTCGCAAATTGACGGTGGCCAATGGGACAACACGGCCGCAACGGTCGTAACCGATGGACATGCCCACCTCTTCTTCAAGCTGTTCCTTAACTTTAGAGAGTCTCTGCAATGCATTGAATTGGAATTGTTTTTTCTCATTCCAGCGCTCGGACATATGAGGTAGCAATGCCCCTAGCAGCCCGTAACTTGCGCCCTGCCCGATTTCGCTCTTATCGATCAGCAAGGTGCTCATACCGGCAGCCAAAGTGCCGCGTGCGATGGACAATCCGAATACGCCGCCGCCAATGATGATGACATCATGGTGCTGTTTGGCGAGATTAGGGGTGAGAGGCGTTTGAGGGCTTGGCATGGGGCTCATTTCTTCTTATGACAGACATAGATGTGGCGGCAGATTAAAGCCGCGCTGCGTTTGCAGCAACCTACTCCTTTGCCGGAAAAAAGCCATGCCAAAACAGCCCGAACTTGTCTGGCTGGACAATTTGACCCCCAAATCCACACGCTTTGATGACACCTATTATTCGCGTGCGGATGGTCTTGAAGAAACCCGTTATGTGTTTATCGATGGCAATGGTCTGCCAGATCGATGGAGCGCTGGCGCCAATCCGGTGATTGGTGAGCTGGGGTTCGGGACCGGGCTGAATTTCCTTGCCACGTGGCTGGCGCATCAATCGGCTTTCCCTCCGATTCAAGCATCGCATGAGGATAACCATACCTGTCTGACTTTTGTTTCGGTTGAGAAATATCCCATGGATCGCATAAGCCTGCTGACGGCTCTGTCGCCATGGGAGATTTTGCATCCGCTGGCCAATCAGCTGGCGGCCCGCTGGCAACCGGATCAAGCGGGCTGGCAGGATATCGGCTTTGATGGGGTGCGTTTGTTGCTCTATATCGGGGATGCTGCTGACGCGCTCGCGTCCATGCCACTGGAGATAGATGCCTGGTATCTAGACGGCTTTAATCCCAAAACCAATCCGGACCTGTGGTCTGAGGAATTGATGCGATCGGTGTTTGCGGCCAGTTCGGATCAGGCGACGCTGGCAAGCTATACGGCGGCCGGCTGGGTGCGACGTAATCTGCAGGCGGCCGGCTTCTCCATTGCCAAGCGCAAGGGCTTTGGGCATAAACGGGATATGATCACCGGAACGAAACAATCCGCCTCCCCCCTCGCCACTCCAGATAAATGAGCCAGCCATGACAATTGCCCCTTCCCGCGACATTGCGATGCTTGTCGAAATCATGCAAAGACTTCGCGACAAGGAAAGCGGCTGTCCATGGGACATTGAGCAAACCTTTGCGTCTATCATCCCCTATACGATTGAAGAAGCTTACGAAGTTCAGGATGCAATCGAGCGGAATGACATGCATGATTTGCGCGAAGAGTTGGGAGACTTGCTGTTGCAAGTCGTTTTTCACGCCCAGATGGGAAGTGAAATGGCGGATGAGCTGGCGCGCTTCGATTTTGGCGATGTGGTTCATGCTATCACCAAGAAGATGATCCGCCGCCACCCCCATGTGTTTGGTGATGCAGGAGTGCGTGGCAAGGCGCTGGTGCGTGAGGCTTGGGAAGCGATCAAGCAGGAAGAGAAAGCCGAACGGGCAGCCCACCGGGCTGAGTTGGGTCTTGATGACGGGCTCAAGGGCCTGCTCGATGATGTGCCGCGAGGGCTGCCTGCCATGAAGGCGGCAGTGAAACTGCAAAAACAGGCTGGCAAGGTTGGCTTTGACTGGAATGACCCCAAGCTGGTGCTCGACAAAATCATCGAGGAAGCGCAAGAGGTCCGCGTGGAACTGGAGCGAGCCGATGGCACCAATGATGCGGCCATCAAGGACGAAATTGGCGACCTGCTTTTCGCAGTGGCCAACCTAGCGCGCCATATGCATGTGGAGCCGGATGAAGCGTTGGCTGCGACCAATCAGAAATTTCGTGATCGCTTTGGCTATATCGAGCAGGCGCTGGATCAACAAGGCAAATCACTTGAAGGGGCTTCTTTGGAAGAAATGGAAGACCTCTGGCAAAAGGCTAAGAAAAACTAGGGCTAGATTTGCTTTGCCTATACTCTGGTTTGGTCAGAGCATTTGTCATTGTGATTGACTTAATAAAAAGGCCGGAAGCGCTGTTGCGTTCCGGCCTTCTCAATCTGTCTGTCTTTACTTGATTTGAAAGCGATTTTGAATTTCCGATTGGAGCTTTTCCGGTGCCCTCACCGTTAGCTCAATGCCGTCCTCGGTATCGGTGCGCTCCAGCACATCGCAGTTGCGATAGAGCCAAGCCAGACCTTCGCCATCTTCAAAGCCGAGATGGATCGCCATGATATTATCGTTCTGGGCGAGTTTGGCCTCGATTTCATCAAGCAGGATCTCGGTGCCCTCACCTGTCACCGCAGACAAGGCAACGGGCTGCAACTGACCGGTGGTGCGGGATGGCTGTTGCAGGGACGCCCGCTCAAGCACCGATTGGCGCTCTGATTCATCCAGCAGATCAATCTTGTTCCATACTTCGATGACGCGGGGATCCTGATAGATCTCGATGCCGAGGTCATGGAGCACGCTGGCCACGTCAGCGGCCTGAGCGCCGGTATCCTCATGGACAATATCGCGCACATGCAGAATGACGTCCGCTTCAAGCACCTCTTCCAACGTTGCACGGAAAGCAGCAATCAGGTGCGTTGGCAGATCAGAAATGAAACCCACCGTATCGGACAGGATGATCTGGCGTCCATGGGGCAAAGCCAAGGTTCGCAGTGTCGGGTCGAGGGTGGCAAATAACAGATCCTTGGCAAAGATGCTCGAGCCGGTCAATGTGTTGAACAGGGTCGATTTGCCAGCGTTGGTATAGCCGACCAAGGCCACGACGGGATGCGGCACTTTCTGGCGGTTGCTGCGATGCAGACCTCGAGTGCGACGCACCTGTTCGAGGTCTTTTTCCAGACGGTTGATCTTGTCCTGCAAGGCTCGCCGGTCAGCCTCGATCTGTGTTTCGCCGGGGCCGCCCATAAAGCCGATGCCGCCACGCTGGCGTTCCAAGTGGGTCCAGCTGCGGACCAAACGGCCTTTTTGATAATTGAGATGGGCAAGCTCGACCTGCAGTCGGCCTTCCTTGGTCTGGGCTCGACGCCCAAAGATTTCAAGAATGAGACCTGTGCGATCAAGAATCTTGCAGCCCCATTCCTTTTCCAGATTGCGCTGCTGAATGGGCGACAAAGCATGGTCCATGATGACCAGTTCGATCTCTTCATCGTGGATCAGATGTCCCAGCTCGGCAACTTTGCCGGTACCCAGCAAGGTGGCCGGGCGCAATGCATTCAGTGGCACGCGCATGACATCAACAATGTCGAGTTCGATGGCATCAGCCAGACCTGCGGCTTCCTCCATGCGCGCAGCATCGGTGCGCCGGATCAAACGACCATCTGCGGCCGCCTTGTTTTGCAGCGGTGTGGAAAGAATAGGTACGAGTACCAGTGCGCGGGTCGGGGTTGCGCGGCGATCTATCAGCTTGCTCTCGCCATTTTCAGCGACCCCGTCGCCCATTTCATTGAAATCGGACAATCAGCCCTCAGACTTTTCGGTATTTTCGCCAGCCTCAAAGAGAGACAGCGGGCCATTAGGCATAATTGTTGAAATTGCATGCTTGTAAACGAGCTGCGAATGTCCGTCCCGCCGCAGCAACACGCAAAAATTATCAAACCAGGTTACAACACCTTGCAACTTCACGCCATTGACGAGGAAAATGGTCAATGGTGTCTTTGTCTTTCGTACGTGATTCAGAAAGGTATCCTGGAGGTTCTGGGCTCTTTCTGCCATAAGTCCTGCCTTATTGTTGTATTTCATGACTCGGTTGCCAACCCGGAAGCGGTTGCAGTATGACGCAGTCAATCCTAATAGACCAGTGTCATTCTGATCCTTTTGCAACCGCATAACGGGAATACGGGTCTTGTCCACAAATTGGGGGAAATGAGTGATGAGCACACAACACAACATCCCCACAAATGCCCTGCTGCTGCAAATTTATCGTCTTAAAACGGTTATCGGATCCGATTCTTTTATAGTTTAACGAAATCCGTTCGGTTGCCAAGCGGCAATCGTTACATATAGTCGCTTTTTGTAAGTCTAACGCGCGTAAAAAAGATGAATGATGAATGCGTTGCTTGTGTTTCTGTATATTATGCTAGCTGTCTGACTATTGCTCGCACTAACGCCGCCAGAAATTGAGGTTTAACGCGCCAAGCAAAACAATAATCTCGATCCGGCCAAGAACCATCGTAACGATGAGGGCATATTTGATGATCAGATCCATTTCATAATAAGCAGGCCAGGCACCAACCTGACTCCAGCCCGATGTGTAAAGCGGGCCTATGTTGGAGAAGCTGGAAATAGCTGCAATCAGGCCACCATCAAAATGGCCGATGTCATAGGTGACCATACCGGCGACCACGGCGATCAAGAGCATCGAGAGCAGAAAAGACGACCAGATTGCTTTGAGCAAATGCACGGTGAAGGGGCTGCGTC includes the following:
- a CDS encoding TatD family hydrolase, whose translation is MLVDSHCHLDFPDFKEELDDVIRRAALAGVGHMVTICTHIRKFDQIKAIADRYDNIFCSVGTHPHNADQELDFSADDIAKLAEHPKCVAIGEAGLDYFYDNAPREAQAQGLRTHIKAAQMTGLPLVIHSRDADEDMIAILSEGMEEGPYKAILHCFSSGRELAMRAVDMGMYVSLSGILTFKRSQDIRDIVADVPLDRLLVETDAPYLAPMPYRGKRNEPAYVAHTAEVLADVKGVSKDEIAQITTDNFFRLFSKAVRS
- the mnmD gene encoding tRNA (5-methylaminomethyl-2-thiouridine)(34)-methyltransferase MnmD, which gives rise to MPKQPELVWLDNLTPKSTRFDDTYYSRADGLEETRYVFIDGNGLPDRWSAGANPVIGELGFGTGLNFLATWLAHQSAFPPIQASHEDNHTCLTFVSVEKYPMDRISLLTALSPWEILHPLANQLAARWQPDQAGWQDIGFDGVRLLLYIGDAADALASMPLEIDAWYLDGFNPKTNPDLWSEELMRSVFAASSDQATLASYTAAGWVRRNLQAAGFSIAKRKGFGHKRDMITGTKQSASPLATPDK
- the mazG gene encoding nucleoside triphosphate pyrophosphohydrolase, which produces MAPSRDIAMLVEIMQRLRDKESGCPWDIEQTFASIIPYTIEEAYEVQDAIERNDMHDLREELGDLLLQVVFHAQMGSEMADELARFDFGDVVHAITKKMIRRHPHVFGDAGVRGKALVREAWEAIKQEEKAERAAHRAELGLDDGLKGLLDDVPRGLPAMKAAVKLQKQAGKVGFDWNDPKLVLDKIIEEAQEVRVELERADGTNDAAIKDEIGDLLFAVANLARHMHVEPDEALAATNQKFRDRFGYIEQALDQQGKSLEGASLEEMEDLWQKAKKN
- the hfq gene encoding RNA chaperone Hfq, with product MKYNNKAGLMAERAQNLQDTFLNHVRKTKTPLTIFLVNGVKLQGVVTWFDNFCVLLRRDGHSQLVYKHAISTIMPNGPLSLFEAGENTEKSEG
- the hflX gene encoding GTPase HflX; amino-acid sequence: MGDGVAENGESKLIDRRATPTRALVLVPILSTPLQNKAAADGRLIRRTDAARMEEAAGLADAIELDIVDVMRVPLNALRPATLLGTGKVAELGHLIHDEEIELVIMDHALSPIQQRNLEKEWGCKILDRTGLILEIFGRRAQTKEGRLQVELAHLNYQKGRLVRSWTHLERQRGGIGFMGGPGETQIEADRRALQDKINRLEKDLEQVRRTRGLHRSNRQKVPHPVVALVGYTNAGKSTLFNTLTGSSIFAKDLLFATLDPTLRTLALPHGRQIILSDTVGFISDLPTHLIAAFRATLEEVLEADVILHVRDIVHEDTGAQAADVASVLHDLGIEIYQDPRVIEVWNKIDLLDESERQSVLERASLQQPSRTTGQLQPVALSAVTGEGTEILLDEIEAKLAQNDNIMAIHLGFEDGEGLAWLYRNCDVLERTDTEDGIELTVRAPEKLQSEIQNRFQIK
- a CDS encoding FAD-dependent oxidoreductase; amino-acid sequence: MPSPQTPLTPNLAKQHHDVIIIGGGVFGLSIARGTLAAGMSTLLIDKSEIGQGASYGLLGALLPHMSERWNEKKQFQFNALQRLSKVKEQLEEEVGMSIGYDRCGRVVPLATVNLRERHEVRSKEAETLWHGPETGYFHRVYEPSDLGGWLNKDLCPEGYAFDNFSARANPRAYCAAAKASVEKRGGSLLECTEVVDIKDTGNGAEVLLKSGETLSAGIVVLAAGYRSFPMLERLTGLDALGKGIKGQALIAKVGQADGLPILYDRKIYVVPHDGGVCAIGSTTEEEWEDENSTDERCDEIWAHAQTLCPMLKDAQILQRWAGIRPKAAKRDPMIGFLPNSKSVFAATGGFKIGFGLAHDIAKVSVERIADLETTIQLPASFEMANHLDGKDW
- a CDS encoding MBL fold metallo-hydrolase, encoding MTESGYKFHILGCGSSPGVPRVGNDWGKCDPTNPKNRRTRCSALVEKFDGDKVTRMLIDSGPDFRQQMLTAGIEWVDGVVYTHPHADHLHGIDDLRAFVFNRRQRVKIHANSLTMGRIEQAFGYCLETPPGSSYPPILDAHLIDHGQLVTVDGPAGVIEAMPYNQVHGDIHSLGFRIGNLAYSSDISDIEPETELMLQGLDVWIVDALRYAPHPSHFSLDEVLSWVERLKPRKTILTHMHVDMDYDTLCRTLPEHVVPAHDGMVLSFDRI